A genomic stretch from Arthrobacter sp. KBS0702 includes:
- a CDS encoding ABC transporter ATP-binding protein — MSKVESRTSASGAAGGSGGGAGGAGGKPSAGAAQEAPLRIPRPRGGPGHGGPFAGMNIPAEKAMNFGPSAKRLLGELRPERIWLTLVLALAVVSVTLSVIGPRLLGEGTNLIFAGVVSKQLPAGVSKAQLIAQLRAAGENQKADMLGAMALTPGTGIDFAALSSVLLWALVLYVLASSFMWMQAYILNGVVQRTVYRLRERIEAKINRLPLRYFDTVQRGELLSRVTNDVDNISQSLQQSISQAVTSLLTVAGVLVMMVILSPTLAIIALVTIPLTLVTTAVIAKRSQKLFVAQWKNTGELNGQIEETYTGHALVKVFGRQREVEDTFRQKNAELYQASFGAQFISGLIMPAMTFIGNLVYVGIAVVGGLQVASGAMQLGDVQAFIQYSRQFTQPLAQLGSMANLLQSGVASAERVFELLDTEEQSADPVPAEAPSGGRGRLVFEDVSFAYSPDKPLISNLSLVAEPGQTVAIVGPTGAGKTTLVNLMMRFYELDAGRITLDGVDVAAMSRHELRSRMGMVLQDTWLFGGTIRDNIAYGRPDASEAEILEAAKATYVDRFVKSLPQGYDTVLDDEGSNVSAGEKQLLTIARAFLARPSVLILDEATSSVDTRTEVLVQKAMSALRSDRTSFVIAHRLSTIRDADLILVMEAGQIVEQGTHASLLEAGGAYAALYAAQFAAPVAEV; from the coding sequence ATGAGCAAGGTCGAGTCACGGACTTCTGCTTCCGGCGCCGCCGGCGGTTCGGGTGGCGGTGCCGGCGGTGCTGGCGGGAAGCCGTCGGCCGGCGCCGCCCAGGAGGCCCCGCTGCGGATCCCGCGCCCGCGCGGCGGCCCCGGCCACGGGGGCCCCTTCGCCGGCATGAACATCCCGGCGGAGAAGGCGATGAACTTTGGCCCGTCCGCGAAGCGGCTGCTGGGCGAACTCCGCCCCGAGCGGATCTGGCTGACGCTGGTACTGGCTCTCGCCGTCGTAAGCGTGACACTGTCCGTGATCGGGCCGCGGCTGTTGGGCGAGGGCACCAACCTGATCTTCGCCGGCGTCGTGTCCAAGCAGCTGCCCGCCGGGGTGAGCAAGGCCCAGCTGATCGCGCAGCTGCGGGCCGCGGGGGAGAACCAAAAGGCGGACATGCTGGGCGCCATGGCGCTGACGCCCGGGACCGGGATCGACTTCGCCGCGCTGTCCTCCGTGCTGCTGTGGGCGCTGGTGCTGTATGTGCTGGCGTCGTCGTTTATGTGGATGCAGGCATATATCCTCAACGGCGTGGTGCAGCGCACCGTGTACCGGCTGCGCGAGCGGATCGAGGCGAAGATCAACCGGCTTCCGCTGCGCTACTTCGACACCGTTCAGCGCGGCGAGCTGCTCAGCCGGGTCACCAACGACGTGGACAACATCTCCCAGAGCCTGCAGCAGTCCATCAGCCAGGCGGTGACCTCCCTGCTGACCGTGGCCGGGGTGCTGGTGATGATGGTGATCCTCTCGCCGACGCTGGCCATCATCGCCCTGGTCACCATCCCGCTGACCCTGGTGACGACGGCGGTGATAGCCAAGCGCTCGCAGAAGCTGTTCGTGGCGCAGTGGAAGAACACCGGCGAGCTGAACGGCCAGATCGAGGAGACCTACACCGGGCACGCACTGGTGAAGGTGTTCGGCCGGCAGCGCGAGGTGGAGGATACGTTCCGGCAGAAGAACGCCGAGCTGTACCAGGCGAGCTTCGGCGCCCAGTTCATTTCCGGGCTGATCATGCCGGCCATGACGTTCATCGGGAACCTGGTCTATGTGGGAATCGCCGTGGTGGGCGGCCTCCAGGTGGCGTCCGGGGCGATGCAGCTCGGCGACGTGCAGGCGTTCATCCAGTACTCCCGGCAGTTCACCCAGCCGCTGGCCCAGCTGGGCTCGATGGCGAACCTGCTGCAGTCCGGGGTGGCCTCGGCCGAGCGGGTGTTCGAGCTGCTGGACACCGAGGAGCAGTCAGCGGACCCGGTGCCGGCTGAGGCTCCTTCTGGGGGCCGGGGGCGGCTGGTGTTCGAGGACGTGTCCTTTGCCTACTCGCCGGACAAGCCGCTGATTTCCAACTTGAGCCTGGTGGCGGAGCCGGGGCAGACCGTGGCGATCGTGGGACCCACCGGGGCGGGCAAGACCACGCTGGTGAACCTGATGATGCGCTTCTACGAACTCGACGCCGGGCGGATCACGCTGGACGGCGTGGACGTCGCCGCGATGTCCCGGCACGAGCTGCGCTCGCGGATGGGCATGGTGCTGCAGGACACCTGGCTGTTCGGCGGGACCATCCGGGACAACATTGCCTACGGCCGGCCGGATGCTTCCGAGGCGGAGATCCTGGAGGCGGCGAAGGCTACCTACGTGGACCGGTTCGTGAAGTCCCTGCCGCAGGGCTACGACACCGTGCTCGACGATGAGGGTTCCAACGTTTCGGCGGGGGAGAAGCAGCTGCTGACGATTGCCCGGGCGTTCCTGGCGCGGCCGTCGGTGCTGATCCTGGACGAGGCGACTTCTTCTGTCGACACCCGCACCGAGGTGCTGGTGCAGAAGGCGATGAGCGCGCTACGGAGCGACCGGACGTCGTTTGTCATTGCGCACCGGCTCTCCACCATCCGCGACGCCGACCTCATTCTGGTGATGGAAGCCGGCCAGATCGTGGAACAGGGGACGCATGCTTCACTGCTGGAGGCCGGCGGGGCGTATGCGGCGCTGTACGCGGCGCAGTTCGCGGCGCCGGTGGCGGAGGTTTGA
- a CDS encoding ABC transporter ATP-binding protein, translating into MLWKLLVEYLRPQRRLLLAVVVFQLAASIASLYLPTLNADIIDQGVARGDTDYIMRVGGVMLMVTLLQIACTIAAVYFGAKAAMALGRDVRGAIFTRVAEFSEQEVTRFGAPSLITRSTNDVQQVQQLVLMSATLMVTAPMLSIGGVIMAVRQDVQLSWLIAVSVPVLLIAVGLIVTRMVPLFRLMQTRIDTVNRVLREQLTGIRVVRAFVREDIETARFGRANEDVTDTALRAGRLMALAFPTVMLVLNVSSVAVIWFGAFRIEDGSMQVGTMIAFLSYLMQILMSVMMATFMAIMIPRAAVSADRIGAVLGTESSVRPPEHPVSLAGAARGELEMRDVGFAYPGAEAPVLSDVDFTARAGQTTAIIGSTGSGKTTLVNLMPRLFDATSGSVRIDGVDVRELHPDLLWGHIGLVPQKPYLFSGTVRSNLLYGKPDATEDELWRALSIAQAEDFVREMEGGLDAPISQGGTNVSGGQRQRIAIARALVKRPELYIFDDSFSSLDTATDARLRQALRQHTAGATLVIIAQRVSSIVDADQILVLDDGRIVAHGTHEELLETSPTYNEIVNSQLAAEEAV; encoded by the coding sequence ATGCTCTGGAAACTGCTCGTCGAATACCTGAGGCCGCAGCGGCGGCTGCTGCTCGCCGTCGTCGTCTTCCAGCTGGCGGCCTCCATCGCCTCGCTGTACCTGCCCACCCTGAACGCGGACATCATCGACCAGGGTGTGGCGCGCGGGGACACGGACTACATCATGCGCGTCGGCGGCGTGATGCTGATGGTCACCCTGCTGCAGATCGCCTGCACCATCGCCGCCGTCTACTTCGGCGCGAAGGCCGCGATGGCGCTGGGCCGGGACGTGCGCGGGGCGATCTTCACCCGGGTGGCCGAGTTTTCCGAGCAGGAAGTGACCCGGTTCGGCGCGCCCAGCCTGATCACCCGCTCCACCAACGACGTCCAGCAGGTCCAGCAGCTGGTGCTGATGTCCGCCACACTGATGGTGACCGCGCCCATGCTGAGCATCGGCGGGGTCATCATGGCGGTGCGGCAGGACGTGCAGCTGTCTTGGCTGATCGCGGTCAGCGTCCCGGTGCTGCTCATCGCCGTGGGCCTGATCGTCACCCGGATGGTGCCGCTGTTCCGGCTGATGCAGACCCGGATCGACACGGTCAACCGGGTGCTGCGCGAACAGCTCACCGGCATCCGCGTGGTCCGCGCCTTCGTCCGGGAGGACATCGAGACCGCCCGCTTTGGCCGCGCCAACGAGGACGTCACGGACACCGCGCTGCGCGCCGGCCGGCTGATGGCGCTCGCGTTCCCCACCGTGATGCTGGTGCTCAACGTCTCCTCCGTGGCCGTGATCTGGTTCGGCGCGTTCCGGATCGAGGACGGCTCCATGCAGGTGGGGACCATGATCGCGTTCCTGAGCTACCTGATGCAGATCCTGATGTCCGTCATGATGGCCACGTTCATGGCGATCATGATCCCGCGCGCCGCCGTCTCCGCGGACCGGATCGGCGCGGTGCTGGGCACCGAATCCAGCGTCCGGCCGCCGGAGCACCCGGTCAGCCTCGCCGGTGCAGCCCGCGGCGAGCTGGAAATGCGCGACGTCGGATTCGCCTACCCGGGTGCCGAGGCACCGGTCCTCTCGGACGTGGACTTCACCGCCCGCGCCGGGCAGACGACGGCGATCATCGGCTCCACAGGGTCCGGCAAGACCACCCTGGTGAACCTGATGCCGCGGCTCTTCGACGCCACCTCCGGGTCGGTGCGGATCGACGGCGTGGACGTCCGCGAGCTGCACCCGGACCTGCTCTGGGGCCACATCGGCCTGGTCCCGCAGAAGCCCTACCTGTTCTCCGGCACGGTCCGCAGCAATCTGCTCTACGGCAAGCCCGACGCCACCGAGGACGAGCTCTGGCGGGCGCTGTCCATCGCGCAGGCCGAGGATTTTGTCCGCGAGATGGAGGGCGGGCTGGACGCGCCGATCTCGCAGGGCGGCACCAACGTCTCCGGCGGGCAGCGGCAGCGGATCGCGATTGCCCGGGCGCTGGTGAAACGGCCCGAGCTCTACATCTTTGACGACTCGTTCTCCTCGCTGGACACCGCCACGGACGCCCGGCTGCGGCAGGCGCTCCGGCAGCACACCGCCGGAGCGACGCTGGTGATCATCGCCCAGCGGGTGTCCAGCATCGTGGACGCGGACCAGATTTTGGTGCTCGACGACGGCAGGATCGTCGCGCACGGCACGCACGAGGAACTGCTGGAGACCTCGCCGACGTACAACGAGATTGTGAATTCCCAGCTCGCGGCGGAGGAGGCGGTATGA
- a CDS encoding DUF808 domain-containing protein translates to MSGGLVALLDDIAALAKIAAASVDDVAAGAAKAGAKAAGVVIDDAAVTPQYVSGADPSRELPMIKKIFWGSLRNKLLIILPALLLISAFIPGVIPFILMAGGTYLCYEGAEKIWHKLRGHHEAEEDTPAVDRGPEAEAKVTKGAITTDFILSCEIMVIAMNEVAAESLWVRASILVAVALAITAAVYGAVALIVKMDDIGLHLTTRESAGSQRFGELLVRGMPAVLTTITVVGTGAMLWVGGHIMLQGAHDLGWHLPYDLVHALEHPVAGIPVAGGFLAWLVNTLCSTVLGLGWGLVVMAILQPLLKVLPVGKKDSGHTDDDVRTTVDG, encoded by the coding sequence GTGAGCGGCGGCCTGGTCGCCCTGCTGGACGACATCGCAGCCCTGGCCAAGATCGCCGCCGCATCGGTGGACGACGTCGCCGCGGGAGCAGCCAAAGCCGGGGCCAAGGCGGCGGGCGTGGTTATTGACGACGCCGCCGTCACCCCTCAGTACGTTTCCGGGGCGGACCCATCACGCGAACTGCCGATGATCAAGAAGATCTTCTGGGGCTCGCTGCGGAACAAACTCCTGATCATCCTGCCGGCGCTGCTGCTCATCAGCGCCTTCATCCCGGGGGTCATTCCGTTCATCCTCATGGCGGGTGGCACCTACCTCTGCTACGAGGGTGCCGAGAAGATCTGGCACAAACTCCGCGGCCACCACGAGGCCGAAGAAGACACCCCGGCGGTCGACCGTGGGCCGGAGGCGGAAGCCAAGGTCACCAAGGGCGCCATCACCACCGACTTCATCCTCTCCTGCGAGATCATGGTCATCGCGATGAACGAGGTGGCGGCCGAATCTCTGTGGGTCCGGGCCTCCATCCTGGTCGCAGTGGCGCTCGCGATCACGGCGGCCGTGTACGGCGCCGTCGCGCTCATCGTCAAGATGGACGACATTGGCCTGCACCTGACCACCAGGGAGTCCGCGGGCTCCCAGCGCTTCGGCGAGCTGCTCGTCAGGGGGATGCCCGCCGTGCTGACCACGATCACCGTGGTCGGGACGGGCGCCATGCTGTGGGTGGGCGGGCACATCATGCTGCAAGGCGCCCACGACCTCGGCTGGCACCTGCCCTATGACCTGGTGCACGCCCTCGAACACCCCGTCGCCGGGATACCGGTGGCGGGCGGCTTCCTGGCCTGGCTCGTGAACACCCTGTGCTCGACCGTCCTTGGGCTCGGCTGGGGCCTCGTCGTGATGGCGATCCTGCAGCCGCTGCTCAAAGTCCTGCCGGTCGGCAAGAAGGACAGCGGACACACGGACGACGACGTCCGCACCACCGTCGACGGCTGA
- a CDS encoding VOC family protein, whose protein sequence is MLSIGSIVIRVDNLERQMVFWQAALGYEPRHEPVDDFVILQPPSGDGTCISLDRVPAPIQIPPRLHLDLYTDEQDAEVQRLLGLGATRVEWSKRPADADYVILADPEGNRFCVVDTAGPGNSPSSPAEG, encoded by the coding sequence ATGCTGAGCATAGGTTCGATCGTGATCCGGGTGGACAACCTCGAACGACAGATGGTCTTCTGGCAGGCCGCGCTGGGCTACGAGCCGCGGCACGAGCCCGTCGACGACTTTGTCATCCTGCAGCCGCCGAGCGGTGACGGCACCTGCATCTCGCTCGACCGCGTTCCCGCTCCCATTCAGATCCCGCCGCGCCTGCACCTGGACCTGTATACCGACGAACAGGACGCCGAAGTGCAGCGGCTCCTAGGCTTGGGCGCCACTCGGGTCGAGTGGAGCAAGCGGCCGGCGGACGCGGACTACGTGATCCTGGCCGACCCGGAAGGCAACCGGTTCTGCGTGGTGGACACCGCCGGGCCCGGCAACTCGCCGTCGTCCCCTGCGGAGGGCTGA
- a CDS encoding MBL fold metallo-hydrolase: MLKQVAEGVLVHESELLQSNSVVVQGRDGVLLIDPGITRSEMAGLANDLRGLGRPVVAGFATHPHWDHVLWHEAFGDAPRYGTARCAASMQALLSTSGWQDRVAGVLPPEFAGDIPLELFGLITGLPAEAAHVPWDGPSVRIIEHQAHTAGHAALLIEERGILVAGDMLSDALMPFLDLDAADPLEDYLASLRLFERVADDVDAVIPGHGSVGGVEQLRSRIKLDRAYVHALRDGAEPDDPRLGPSAPLGWLPDVHQWQVQRLAQRQQDETRDEKPGLT, encoded by the coding sequence ATGCTGAAGCAAGTCGCCGAGGGCGTTCTGGTCCATGAGAGCGAACTCCTCCAGAGCAACTCCGTTGTCGTGCAGGGCCGGGACGGAGTGTTGCTCATCGACCCCGGCATCACGCGCAGCGAAATGGCCGGTCTCGCGAACGACCTTCGAGGCCTGGGCCGGCCCGTCGTCGCAGGCTTCGCCACGCATCCCCATTGGGACCACGTCCTCTGGCACGAGGCGTTCGGCGACGCGCCCCGATACGGCACAGCCCGCTGCGCGGCGTCGATGCAGGCGCTACTGTCGACCTCGGGCTGGCAGGACCGCGTAGCCGGGGTGCTACCGCCGGAGTTCGCCGGGGATATCCCGCTGGAACTGTTCGGGCTCATTACCGGCCTGCCCGCCGAAGCGGCGCACGTCCCCTGGGATGGCCCCTCGGTCCGCATCATCGAGCATCAGGCCCACACCGCAGGCCATGCCGCGCTGCTGATCGAGGAGCGTGGCATCCTCGTCGCGGGCGACATGCTCTCCGATGCCCTGATGCCGTTCCTCGACCTCGACGCCGCGGATCCGCTCGAGGACTACCTCGCATCGCTGCGGCTGTTCGAGCGCGTGGCGGACGACGTCGATGCCGTGATCCCCGGCCACGGCTCGGTCGGCGGAGTCGAGCAACTGCGGTCACGGATCAAACTGGACCGCGCTTACGTACACGCCCTGCGCGACGGCGCCGAGCCCGACGACCCGCGGCTCGGTCCGTCGGCCCCGTTGGGGTGGCTGCCCGACGTACACCAATGGCAGGTACAACGGCTCGCCCAAAGACAACAGGACGAGACGCGCGACGAAAAGCCCGGGCTGACCTAG
- a CDS encoding 2-hydroxyacid dehydrogenase — MPRKITVSLPDATLREYLQPHPDVTVLEWDLSGEPPQPRLDIVVPPYMGGTKVLRGLEGVETGLVQSQSIGYDGVEEFLPAGRTFANAASVHETSTAELALALILASQRELPRVLQNQREGRWESRPTASLADQRVLIVGYGGVGKAIEDRLLPFETTVTRVASRARTDGRGHVHGIDELPGLLPEHDIVIVGVPLSDSTRHLINDAFLAAMPDGALLVNVARGPVADTEALVKHTSSGRIRAALDVTDPEPLPEGHPLWGIPGVIISPHVGGASAAMRPRMGKLVQRQIELMLAGEPPVNVVLGG, encoded by the coding sequence ATGCCCAGGAAAATAACTGTCAGCCTGCCCGACGCGACCCTGCGTGAATACCTCCAGCCCCACCCGGACGTCACCGTCCTCGAGTGGGATCTGTCCGGTGAACCGCCGCAGCCCCGTCTGGACATCGTGGTGCCGCCGTACATGGGCGGTACCAAGGTCCTGCGTGGGCTGGAGGGCGTGGAGACCGGGCTGGTGCAGAGCCAGTCGATCGGCTACGACGGCGTGGAGGAGTTCCTGCCGGCCGGCCGGACGTTCGCCAACGCCGCCAGCGTCCACGAAACGTCCACCGCCGAGCTGGCCCTGGCCCTGATTCTGGCCAGCCAGCGCGAGCTCCCGCGCGTGCTGCAGAACCAGCGTGAGGGCCGCTGGGAGAGCCGCCCCACCGCCAGCCTCGCCGACCAGCGCGTGCTGATCGTCGGCTACGGCGGCGTCGGCAAGGCGATCGAGGACCGGTTGCTGCCGTTCGAAACCACGGTCACCCGGGTGGCCAGCCGGGCACGGACCGATGGCCGCGGCCACGTCCACGGCATCGACGAGCTCCCCGGGCTGCTGCCGGAGCACGACATCGTGATTGTGGGGGTACCGCTCAGCGACTCCACCCGCCACCTCATCAACGACGCCTTCCTCGCGGCAATGCCCGACGGCGCGCTCCTGGTCAACGTGGCCCGCGGCCCGGTCGCGGACACCGAGGCGCTGGTCAAGCACACCTCGTCCGGCCGGATCCGCGCCGCCCTGGACGTCACTGATCCCGAACCGCTCCCCGAAGGCCACCCGCTGTGGGGGATCCCCGGCGTCATCATCAGCCCGCACGTGGGCGGGGCGAGCGCGGCCATGCGCCCGCGGATGGGAAAGCTTGTCCAGCGGCAGATCGAGCTCATGCTCGCGGGCGAACCGCCGGTGAACGTGGTGCTGGGCGGCTAG
- a CDS encoding alpha/beta fold hydrolase, translating to MAYIKVGTENSTDVELYYEDHGTGQAVVLIHGYPLDGSSWEKQTTALLAAGYRVITYDRRGFGKSSKPTEGYDYDTFAADLNTLMTELDLNDAVLAGFSMGTGEVGRYLGSYGSARVAKAVFLGSLEPYVLQADDNPDGVPQSVFDGLLEAVTADRYAFFTDFFKNFYNSDTFLGTPRLSEEVLRAGWNLATSGGPTASVAAQPTWLTDFRGDIPKIDVPALIVHGTADRILPIDVTGRRFAKALPNAEYVEIDGAPHGMLWTHAAEVNESLLRFLAK from the coding sequence ATGGCATACATCAAGGTTGGAACCGAGAACAGCACCGACGTCGAGCTCTACTACGAGGACCACGGGACCGGCCAGGCGGTGGTCCTGATCCACGGCTACCCACTGGACGGGTCCTCCTGGGAAAAGCAGACCACCGCGCTCCTGGCCGCCGGCTACCGCGTGATCACCTACGACCGGCGCGGCTTCGGCAAGTCCAGCAAGCCCACCGAGGGCTACGACTACGACACCTTCGCGGCCGACCTCAACACCCTGATGACGGAGCTGGACCTCAACGACGCAGTGCTGGCGGGCTTCTCGATGGGCACCGGCGAAGTGGGGCGCTACCTCGGCAGCTACGGCTCCGCACGGGTGGCCAAGGCCGTGTTCCTTGGCTCGCTGGAGCCCTACGTGCTGCAGGCCGACGACAACCCCGACGGCGTCCCGCAGTCCGTGTTCGACGGCCTGCTGGAGGCGGTCACGGCCGACCGCTACGCCTTCTTCACCGACTTCTTCAAGAACTTCTACAACAGCGACACCTTCCTGGGCACCCCGCGGCTCAGCGAGGAAGTCCTGCGGGCCGGCTGGAACCTCGCCACCTCGGGCGGCCCGACGGCGTCCGTCGCCGCCCAGCCCACCTGGCTCACCGATTTCCGCGGCGACATCCCCAAGATCGACGTCCCGGCCCTGATTGTCCACGGCACCGCGGACCGGATCCTGCCGATCGACGTCACCGGCCGCCGCTTCGCCAAGGCCCTGCCGAACGCGGAGTACGTCGAGATCGACGGCGCCCCGCACGGGATGCTCTGGACCCACGCCGCCGAGGTCAACGAGTCGCTGCTGAGGTTCCTCGCGAAGTAG
- a CDS encoding serine hydrolase → MEERTPRQPGYRPAGSGGSRRRLRAFRRRRALLMAVCAALLAAALGAGVHSAAQAGSTASVRTGSVSGAAAAPTLGAPAPAGAPAATPTATPAVTPSAAGGLGPALDAKINDIVAASPEYQIGVALLDVSDGAAASGDVRRYGVESAFVAASTAKVLAAEAFYHLVETGAASLNDPLGDYTAEFQLQAMIQQSDNDSWSLIMDSVGHAALTDYAASIGVDYSPESNTLTPADMARILAGLYTGTLLKPADTAQLLAFMQNTNYETLIPAAVPAGVAVFHKYGLLGGELHDAAILAEDGRAYALVVYTKGDDLGSVPERTEVIHQVTQAVADTLF, encoded by the coding sequence ATGGAAGAGCGCACGCCCCGGCAGCCCGGTTACCGTCCCGCCGGCAGTGGGGGCTCCCGCCGCCGCTTGAGGGCGTTCCGGCGTCGTCGGGCCCTGCTGATGGCGGTGTGCGCCGCCCTGCTGGCTGCGGCGCTGGGTGCCGGCGTCCACTCGGCCGCCCAGGCAGGCTCGACGGCGTCCGTCCGGACAGGCAGCGTATCGGGCGCCGCCGCGGCGCCGACCCTCGGGGCGCCGGCCCCGGCCGGCGCCCCAGCTGCCACGCCGACGGCCACGCCAGCAGTCACCCCGAGCGCCGCGGGGGGCCTGGGCCCGGCTCTGGATGCCAAGATCAACGACATCGTCGCCGCGAGTCCGGAGTACCAGATCGGTGTGGCTCTGCTGGATGTGTCCGACGGCGCGGCCGCCTCCGGCGACGTCCGCCGGTACGGGGTGGAGTCAGCGTTCGTCGCCGCCAGCACCGCCAAGGTCCTGGCCGCGGAAGCGTTTTACCATCTCGTGGAAACGGGGGCGGCGTCGCTCAATGACCCCCTGGGTGACTACACCGCGGAATTCCAGCTGCAGGCGATGATCCAGCAGAGCGACAATGACTCCTGGTCGCTGATCATGGACTCCGTGGGCCATGCGGCATTGACGGACTACGCGGCCTCGATCGGCGTGGACTACAGCCCCGAAAGCAACACGCTGACACCCGCGGACATGGCCCGCATCCTGGCCGGCCTCTACACCGGAACGCTGCTGAAACCCGCGGACACCGCCCAGTTGCTGGCCTTCATGCAGAACACCAACTATGAAACGCTCATCCCGGCCGCCGTACCGGCCGGCGTCGCCGTCTTCCACAAGTACGGGCTGCTGGGCGGAGAGTTGCACGACGCCGCCATCCTCGCCGAGGACGGCCGCGCCTACGCCCTTGTCGTCTATACCAAGGGCGATGACCTGGGCAGTGTCCCCGAACGGACGGAAGTCATCCATCAAGTGACGCAGGCCGTGGCGGACACCTTGTTCTAG
- a CDS encoding uracil-DNA glycosylase has product MTPSALQDFVDRLAAVETGPGCANFFDHSVPANALRRRNLATYLREMRERAPKVLLVGEAPGFRGMKITGVPFTNRTILEGPANAFGLFGPGKGYVLPPEAQGVAAEPTATVMWEVLAELDFLPLLWSACPWHTHVPGRPLSNRTPTAAEAALGSQFWQELAKMFAIETVVAVGNVAQRSLHRNGVEAAKIRHPAHGGRSGFKRGLEELIAAGGWGAQT; this is encoded by the coding sequence ATGACGCCATCCGCCCTACAGGACTTTGTAGACCGCCTCGCCGCGGTGGAAACGGGCCCCGGCTGCGCCAACTTCTTCGATCACAGCGTACCCGCGAACGCGCTCCGCCGGCGGAACCTGGCGACGTACCTGCGGGAAATGCGGGAGCGCGCCCCGAAAGTGCTGCTGGTGGGGGAAGCGCCGGGCTTCCGGGGCATGAAGATCACCGGCGTTCCGTTCACCAACCGCACCATCCTCGAGGGGCCGGCCAACGCGTTCGGCCTGTTCGGGCCCGGAAAGGGATACGTGCTGCCGCCGGAAGCGCAGGGCGTTGCGGCGGAGCCGACGGCCACGGTGATGTGGGAGGTGCTGGCGGAGCTGGACTTCCTGCCGCTGCTCTGGAGCGCGTGCCCCTGGCATACCCACGTGCCGGGCCGGCCGCTTTCCAACCGAACCCCGACAGCCGCCGAAGCCGCGCTGGGGAGCCAGTTCTGGCAGGAGCTGGCGAAGATGTTCGCGATCGAGACCGTGGTGGCCGTGGGCAATGTTGCACAGCGCAGCCTGCACCGCAACGGCGTCGAGGCGGCGAAAATAAGGCATCCCGCCCACGGCGGCCGGTCCGGGTTCAAACGGGGGCTGGAGGAACTGATTGCGGCCGGCGGCTGGGGTGCCCAGACGTAG
- a CDS encoding DUF488 family protein: protein MTDTTIFTVGHSTHPIEEFIDILKAHGIKKLIDVRTVPKSRHNPQFNSDTLAASVRANGITYRRMASLGGLRHTSRDSANGAWRNASFRGYADYMQTEEFSAAIGQLLERGRNNDAAIMCAEAVPWRCHRSLIGDALLVRGAEVLDIMTEKSAKPHTLTSFARVDGHRVWYPAD, encoded by the coding sequence ATGACGGACACGACCATCTTCACGGTGGGGCACTCCACTCATCCGATCGAGGAATTCATCGACATCCTGAAGGCCCACGGGATCAAGAAGTTGATCGATGTGCGCACCGTCCCGAAGTCGCGGCACAATCCGCAGTTCAATTCGGACACACTCGCGGCTAGCGTGCGTGCCAACGGGATCACCTACCGGCGGATGGCGTCCCTCGGCGGCCTGCGGCACACCTCCAGGGACAGTGCCAATGGGGCATGGCGGAATGCGTCGTTCCGGGGATACGCGGACTACATGCAGACCGAGGAGTTTTCCGCCGCCATCGGCCAGCTGCTGGAGCGCGGGCGGAACAACGATGCGGCAATCATGTGCGCGGAGGCCGTCCCGTGGCGCTGCCACCGTTCGCTGATCGGCGACGCGCTCCTGGTCCGCGGCGCAGAGGTGCTGGACATCATGACGGAGAAGTCCGCCAAACCTCACACCCTGACCTCCTTCGCCCGCGTCGACGGGCACCGGGTGTGGTACCCGGCAGACTGA
- a CDS encoding glycine zipper domain-containing protein, with amino-acid sequence MKYQSLWIGMLVGAALGYSIGVATVDKPFTGLLIGIGVGALVGLAARKDPRKRR; translated from the coding sequence GTGAAGTACCAGTCCCTGTGGATAGGAATGCTCGTTGGCGCCGCCCTTGGCTACTCCATTGGCGTGGCCACGGTCGACAAGCCCTTTACCGGGCTGCTGATCGGCATCGGCGTCGGCGCGCTGGTGGGCCTTGCCGCCAGGAAGGATCCCCGGAAGCGTCGATAG